A genomic region of Papaver somniferum cultivar HN1 chromosome 7, ASM357369v1, whole genome shotgun sequence contains the following coding sequences:
- the LOC113295841 gene encoding protein FAR1-RELATED SEQUENCE 5-like, whose amino-acid sequence MPESAKDLTEAFNRDNLRIAKVPSVFGGSTIGFDKRDCYNHLHSVRRHELENGDAQSVLDYFQRKQGEYPQFFYALQVDDDGRAVKFFWVDARSRMAYEDFGDVVTFDTTYRTNKYQMPFTPFTGVNHHYGSIQFGSAFLQDESEPTFVWLFEKWIEAMGGRHPKSIITDQDGAMCLAVRKVFPNTRHRLCLWHIKKKFGEKLSHIYFSKSKFKCALKICIHWTYNIVDFEQRWTSLIKEFHLEDNDWLRTLYEIREDWIPVYHRDTFYAGMNTTSRSEGANALFNDFFSPKTNLREFVIRYDQALTKIVETEISEDYISEHKDRLINENNIILKHAATIYTRNIFDKFRAQFVDSICFRSEEIEGDGIFKMYLVRANEGPTIFTVKLKLDPLEAYCTFQYFEFMGLPCKHVLRVFNRLEIDEISSHFILKRWLKGENLFRVMDETTTWDKYGCAEALRLTHLCRLSTKVWSDASKCDDLYKMELEGIEVIATQLAQELRKREQNIVDVVDQDETSNIQEQSDKVQVQDPHISKTKGRPPKKKVMSVTLVE is encoded by the coding sequence ATGCCAGAATCAGCAAAGGATTTGACGGAGGCATTCAATAGAGACAATCTTCGAATAGCAAAAGTACCTTCGGTATTTGGGGGTTCGACTATAGGTTTCGATAAAAGAGATTGCTATAATCATTTGCATTCAGTAAGGAGGCATGAGTTGGAAAACGGGGATGCACAATCAGTTCTCGATTATTTTCAAAGAAAGCAGGGGGAATATCCTCAGTTCTTTTATGCCCTACAAGTTGATGATGATGGGAGAGCAGTTAAATTTTTTTGGGTTGATGCAAGATCACGTATGGCTTATGAGGATTTCGGCGACGTCGTTACATTTGACACAACATATAGGACAAACAAATATCAGATGCCTTTTACACCTTTTACTGGGGTTAATCACCACTATGGCTCGATACAGTTTGGATCTGCATTTCTGCAAGATGAGAGTGAACCTacttttgtttggttgtttgagaAATGGATTGAGGCAATGGGTGGACGCCATCCTAAATCAATAATTACAGATCAAGATGGTGCTATGTGTTTAGCCGTAAGAAAAGTTTTTCCTAACACGCGTCACCGTTTGTGCCTTTGGCACATAAagaaaaaatttggggaaaagcTTTCACacatatatttctcgaaatcaaAGTTCAAGTGTGCTTTGAAAATATGCATCCACTGGACATACAACATAGTTGATTTTGAACAAAGGTGGACCTCTTTAATCAAAGAATTTCATCTCGAAGATAACGATTGGCTTAGAACTTTGTATGAGATACGCGAGGATTGGATACCTGTATACCACCGTGATACCTTTTATGCTGGAATGAATACAACAAGTCGTAGTGAAGGAGCGAATGCTTTATTTAATGATTTTTTCTCGCCAAAAACCAATCTGAGGGAGTTTGTTATCAGGTATGATCAGGCATTAACTAAGATAGTGGAAACTGAAATTTCAGAAGATTATATATCGGAGCACAAGGATCGTCTTATCAACGAGAATAATATAATTTTGAAGCATGCTGCAACGATTTATACTCGTAACATTTTTGATAAGTTTCGTGCGCAGTTTGTGGATTCTATATGCTTTAGGTCTGAAGAGATAGAAGGTGATGGGATTTTCAAAATGTATTTAGTTAGAGCTAACGAAGGACCTACAATATTTACTGTGAAGTTGAAGTTGGATCCGTTGGAAGCATATTGTACTTTTCAGTATTTTGAGTTTATGGGATTACCTTGCAAACATGTTTTGCGAGTTTTTAATAGACTTGAGATTGATGAGATTTCATCGCATTTCATTCTAAAGCGTTGGTTGAAAGGTGAAAATTTGTTTAGAGTGATGGATGAAACTACCACATGGGATAAATATGGGTGTGCTGAAGCACTTAGGCTCACACATTTATGTCGACTATCAACAAAAGTGTGGTCTGATGCTTCGAAATGTGATGATCTGTACAAAATGGAACTTGAAGGGATAGAAGTAATTGCTACACAATTGGCGCAAGAATTACGTAAAAGAGAACAGAATATTGTCGACGTCGTTGATCAAGACGAAACTTCAAATATTCAAGAACAAAGCGACAAAGTTCAAGTTCAGGATCCACACATATCAAAGACCAAAGGTAGGCCGCCAAAAAAAAAGGTAATGTCAGTAACACTGGTCGAATAA
- the LOC113295842 gene encoding uncharacterized protein LOC113295842 translates to MPQFITPYRGVRYHLKEFGGNRPKCAKELFNLRHASLRNAIERAIGILKRRFTILQLQPQYPFESQVKIVLACCILHNHIRRECINDLIFDDENLQNLLETDTRMQQDSECPTLGRNRQREVASELRTSIADAMWNDYQRRCRD, encoded by the coding sequence ATGCCGCAGTTTATTACTCCATATCGTGGTGTCCGTTATCACTTGAAGGAATTTGGTGGAAATCGTCCAAAATGTGCAAAGGAATTATTCAATCTCCGACATGCATCGTTACGGAATGCAATTGAACGTGCTATCGGTATACTTAAAAGACGCTTCACTATTTTGCAACTGCAGCCTCAATATCCATTCGAATCACAAGTGAAAATTGTACTTGCATGTTGCATCCTTCATAACCACATCCGCAGAGAGTGCATTAATGACTTGATTTTCGATGATGAGAACTTACAAAACCTACTAGAAACCGATACAAGAATGCAACAAGACAGTGAATGCCCTACACTTGGGAGAAATAGACAACGAGAAGTAGCTTCAGAACTTCGAACTTCAATCGCAGATGCAATGTGGAATGATTATCAGCGTCGCTGCCGCGACTAA